Proteins encoded in a region of the Podospora pseudopauciseta strain CBS 411.78 chromosome 6, whole genome shotgun sequence genome:
- a CDS encoding hypothetical protein (EggNog:ENOG503P3BZ): MASTNQQDGFLRFERWIRQQGDDRPSRIQSDVTELTRWGGYDFDMIFAPLDGRYRGAPSGEYDQLIQLYDIPDDFVAERERSVTHSFGHQLGENGVETLWMHFLVKIPTTASQPNQHEPWLKWGFVMTWKPKPMTPTERDTVEPENSEYCVTFLAFQPPLESIQALVTFILSSTWNHVNNDPYVIVDVALSSWYQRVDSIAWDVTHLVRTDEKRLFERAKILETTDPSSHSRHLSSRDLHGIHTSAKNAIYLIEALDAILRAVDRALSAHKELLHDPKNKWRTEDRTWENTHRLLRYRSELFNSTRLRIVSSHERIKNAVDLAFHLNNAQDSRIGMMNSRSVRIISIVGLIFIPFSAASSIFGTQFFSFPDNNEHHMQVNQDIWYLFATAIPVTIGILLLWKASENDQLRLLGGLASLFGCSSQPRPRDSPSGKRGILLNNMEQQRA, translated from the exons ATGGCATCAACAAATCAACAAGATGGTTTCCTGCGGTTTGAGAGATGGATAAGGCAACAAG GGGACGACCGTCCCAGCAGAATACAGTCAGATGTAACCGAGTTGACCAGATGGGGAGGGTACGACTTTGACATGAT CTTTGCGCCCCTGGACGGCAGATACCGAGGTGCGCCATCGGGAGAATATGACCAATTAATTCAGCTGTACGACATACCCGACGACTTTGTGGCCGAGCGTGAGCGGAGTGTCACACACTCATTTGGCCACCAACTGGGAGAAAATGGAGTAGAGA CTCTTTGGATGCACTTTCTGGTCAAAattccaacaacagcctcccaacccaaccaacatgAGCCTTGGCTAAAATGGGGCTTTGTCATGACATGGAAGCCGAAACCTATGACCCCAACTGAACGAGACACTGTGGAACCAGAGAACTCAGAGTACTGTGTCACTTTCCTTGCCTTCCAGCCTCCCCTTGAGTCTATCCAGGCTTTGGTGACATTCATTTTGTCTTCAACCTGGAACCATGTCAACAACGATCCCTACGTGATTGTGGACGTGGCACTTTCATCTTGGTATCAGAGAGTGGATAGTATTGCTTGGGATGTTACTCACCTTGTACGGACTGACGAGAAAAGGTTGTTTGAGCGGGCAAAGATACTTGAAACGACTGACCCTAGCTCACACTCTCGTCACCTCTCAAGCCGGGATTTACACGGAATTCATACCAGTGCTAAGAACGCCATCTACCTGATTGAAGCCTTGGACGCTATCCTTAGAGCAGTTGACAGGGCATTATCGGCACACAAGGAGCTTCTGCATGATCCAAAAAACAAGTGGAGAACGGAGGATCGGACATGGGAAAACACCCATCGATTGTTGAGATACCGGAGCGAGCTTTTCAACTCCACCAGGCTCAGGATTGTTAGTTCTCACGAAAGGATCAAGAATGCAGTGGATCTG GCTTTTCACTTGAACAATGCCCAAGATAGTCGTATCGGCATGATGAACAGCCGCAGCGTCCGGATCATTTCTATTGTCGGCTTGATATTCATCCCTTTCAGCGCCGCAAGCTCTATCTTTGGCACACAATTCTTCAGTTTCCCGGACAATAATGAGCACCACATGCAGGTCAATCAAGACATCTGGTATCTCTTTGCTACAGCCATCCCTGTTACCATTGGCATTCTCCTACTCTGGAAGGCAAGCGAAAACGACCAGCTGCGATTACTGGGCGGGCTAGCTTCACTCTTTGGCTGTTCAAGTCAGCCAAGGCCGCGCGATTCTCCTTCGGGAAAAAGGGGCATTTTGCTAAACAATATGGAACAGCAACGTGCTTGA